In the genome of Pirellulales bacterium, the window GATCTGGGGCGACAATTGGATCAATGGGAAGCTCGCTCCTCGCGCGCCGTGCGGAGCGGTTTGGCGCGGGCGCGGCAGCAGGCCGCGGCGCTCGCCGGGCGATTGGAATCGCTCAGCCCGCTCGGTGTGTTGGCGCGCGGTTACAGTTTGACGACGCGCATGGACGACGGCAGACTGGTCGAAGACGCGGCGATGCTGTCAGCCGGCGAGCAAATCGAGACGCGATTTGCCAGAGGTCGAGCGGTCAGCCGAGTGGAAAGGGTTGTAAGTGAGAGACCCTACAATTCGACCCGCACCGAAATGCAATGATCCATGACTGATACGCCGAATTCATCATCCCCAGAACAGCCGTTGAGCTTTGAGTCGGCCCTGGCTCGGATCGAAACGATCGTCCACGAATTGGAGGAGGGGCAAACCGGGCTTGCCGAGTCGCTGAACCGCTATGAAGAGGGGGTTCGGTTGCTGCGGCAATGCTATGGTTTGTTGGAAAAGGCGGAGCGGCGAATTGAGTTGCTCGTCGGCGCCGATGCCTCGGGCAATCCGGTGACAGAGCCGTTCGACGACACGGCCTCAGCCGAGCGCGAGCAGCAAGGGGCGCCCCGCACCCGCCGACGCAGCGCTTCGTCAGCGAAGGCGGCGCCGGTCGAACCGGCGGAGCCACCGGCCGGAGCTAGCGGCGTGGACGCACCCGGCGGTCTGTTTTAGAATCAAGGGTTCACCGGTTCGCCCTTCGGTCTGAGCCTCAGGGTCGAAGACAAGCGAACCGGCTAACGGGTCTCGTTCGCTGGTTCTGCCTCCTTTGTGCTTCACACCGAGCATGGCCCACCGCGCCGCTACGACTGCTTGTCCTCTCTCCGCCGCGCTGGCTGAGACGCGCGCTTTGGTCGATTCGGCTCTGGACCGGTTGACGCAATTGTCGGACGGCTGCCCCCCGCGGCTGGCTGAGGCGATTCGCTACTGTTTGCTGGCCCCCGGCAAGCGATTGCGGCCGACGCTCGTGTTATGGAGCGCCGAGGCTTGCGGTTGTCATGCTGAGGCAGCAATGCCGGCCGCCTGTGCGGTCGAGATGGTGCATACGTATTCACTGGTTCACGACGACTTGCCTGCCATGGACGACGATGACCTCCGCCGCGGACGTCCGACGTGCCATAAGGTTTTTGGCGAAGCGAACGCGATCCTGGTTGGCGACGCCTTGCTGGCCTTGGCGTTTGAGACGCTGGCTCGTGGCATTCGGCCGGCGGAAACCGCGGTGGCCTGCATGGCCGCGCTGGCCGAGGCAGCGGGAGCGACGGCCCTGGTCGGCGGACAGGCGGATGACCTCGCGGCGGCCGCTGAATCAAACGGCGAGCGACTTGATGTCGCTGCGCTCGAATCGATCCATCGCCGCAAGACCGGGGCTATGTTTGTCGTATCCATGCGATTGGGGTCGCTCGTCGCGCGCGCCGGGCCTGCGCAGTGCAACGCATTGGAGGAGTATGGCCGAAAGCTGGGGCTGGCGTTCCAGATCGCCGACGATCTGCTGGACGTGCAAGGCGATGAGGCCGCAGCCGGCAAGCGAGTTGACAAAGATTCTGGTCACGGCAAGCTGACTTTTCCGCGGTTGCTGGGCGTGGAAGAGAGTCGCCGCCGCGCGGAGCGATTGATCGACGAAGCATGCGGCGAGCTGGCTCCATTTGGCGCCGCGGCGGAACGGCTCGAGGCCCTAGCTCGATTTGTGCTGGAAAGGAATCGTTGATGCCCGCGATTTTGCCGAAGATTGAATCCCCTCGCGACCTGCAAGGCCTGTCATTGGCCGAGTTGACGCAGTTGGCCGGCGAGATGCGCGAAGCGCTTTGCATTGTAATGAGCCATCGCACGGCCCATTTCGCCTCGAACCTGGGCGTCGTTGAACTCTGCCTGGCCTTGCACACGATGTTCGATTTCAGCCGCGACCGATTGATCTGGGACACCGGCCATCAGATTTACCCTCACAAGCTGATCACCGGCCGCTATCGCGATTTCAACACGATTCGCACCAAGGGCGGCCTGATGGGTTATCCGAATCCGCGCGAAAGCGATTACGACCTGTTCATGACGGGACACGCCGGCTGCAGCGTTTCGACAGTGCTCGGCCTGCGGAGCGGCGACGAGTTGCTCGGCGAAAAGGATCGGCACGCCGTGGCCGTGATCGGCGACGGGGCGTTGCCCAGCGGCATCGTGTTCGAGGCCCTGAACAACTCCGGCGGGCCGAAGAAAAAGCTGCTCGTGATCTTGAACGACAACCAAATGTCGATCTGCCCGCGGGTGGGGAGCGTGGCCGATTATCTCGATCAACTGCGGACGAACCGCATTTACACCGGCTTGAAGCACGAGGTGGTCGAGCTGCTCAAGAAACTGCCGCTCGTCGGCGCTCCCGCCGAACGAATGCTGGCCAAGGTGAAGGAAACGATCAAGATCGGGCTGCATGGAGGGATGCTGTTCGAAAGCCTCGGCTTCCGCTATTTCGGCCCGGTGGATGGGCATAGCATTCCGCACCTGCGCAAATACCTGAAGATGGTGAAGGATGCCGAGGGGCCAGTGCTGTTGCACGTCGTCACCGAAAAGGGGCACGGCTTCAAGCCGGCTTCAGACGACCCCGTCTTCTTCCACACGCCTGCGCCATTCGAGCGCGAGGAAGAGGCGATCGTTTCGATCGCGGCAAGCAAATCGCGGAGCTACACCGACGCGGCCAGCGAAGCCATCGGCCAGCAGATGCGCACGAACCCGCGCGTCACCGTGCTGACCGCGGCGATGTGTCAGGGGAACAAGCTCGAAGCCGTGCGCGCGGAGTTTCCCGATCGGTTCTTTGACACGGCGATTTGCGAATCGCACACGGTGGCGTTTGCCGCCGGCCAGGCTAAGGCCGGAGTGCGGCCGATCGTCGATATCTACAGCACCTTCTTGCAGCGGAGCTTCGATCAAGTGTTTCAAGAGGTGGCGCTGCAAAACCTGCCGGTCACGTTCATGCTCGATCGGGCGGGGCTGACCGGTCCGGATGGTCCAACGCACCACGGCGTTTTCGATCTCGGCTACATGCGGCTGTTTCCGAATCTCGTCGTCATGGCGCCGGGCGATGAGGATGATCTGGCGAAGATGCTCGAGTTCGCTCTGGCCCACGACGCGCCCGTGTCGATCCGCTATCCCAAGGCGACGGTCGAGGAAATGGCCAACCGCCGGACGCCGATCGAATTGGGGCGCGCCGAAGCACTGCATTGGGGAAGCGACGGCACAATCATCGCCTGCGGAACGCTGCTGGGGAACTGTCTCAAGGCGGCGGCCACGCTTCGCGAAGAAGGGCTGGATTTCGGCGTGGTCAATGCCCGTTTCGTAAAGCCGCTCGACACGGCAACGATGCTGCGGGCGATCGAGACGTCGCCCGCAGTGCTAACCGTCGAAGAAGGCGCGCTGGCCGGCGGATTCGGCAGCGCCGTCTTGGAGGCCGTCGCCGAAGCGGGCATCAGCGCCGCGCACGTTCGCCGGCTGGGCATCCCCGATCGGTTCATCGAGCACGGCGAGCGCGGCGAGCTGCTGGCCGATCTCGGGCTCGACGCCGCGGGCATCGCCCAATCCTGCCGTAGTCTGGTTGACGAGGCGGGCGCCTTCAAGAATGCCGCGCAGCGCAGGGTTAGCTGAATCGCTCGTAGACAGCATTCGGCTGCGAGGCGCTACACGATCCAGCGCTGTTTACCATCGCGATGCGTGACTTCGATCTGCGGACGGCTTTTGCCGGGAATCAGGCGAAACGAGAGCGGCACGACCGCGCTGGTCAGCACTGCCGATTCGTCTAATCGTGATTTGCCCGCCAACCGCAGTTCGCCGTCCTTCAGTTGGTATAGCTCTAAGCTCCACGGTTCGCGATCGATTAGCATCAACTCGCGCACGCCGATCTTGCCATAGAAGACCAGCTTCTCGCGGCTATGATCGTGAGGGCTGGTAATCTCAATCAAGAAGTCTGGACCGCCGCAAAGATGGGTGTCGCAATCCTTAGCGCGGCCACCCTTCAGCAGAACCACGACTTCGGGGCCGCGAAAATTCTGCTTCCAGCCCTCCTCTCGGTCGCTCACATTCGCGCCCGGAAAAACATCGCCAAGGCCGGTCTGTCCGATGGAGTTCTCAAGAATCGCGGCGAGCCGCATGACGAGCCGTTGATGTTCCAGATTCGGCAGCGGCGTCATCATATAGGTTCCCTCCCAGACTTCATCATAGCGGTCGGTGCCCAATTCCGCGCGCTCTGCAAGAATCTGTTGCTCCACAAACGGATCGGTGACCAATGTAGCCATCTCTTGCTCCTCCGGGAAAACGTCTCGATCACAGCGCTTTTATTTTACTCTCCAACCCGAGCTGAGCCTATCCAAACCGCCTTCCTCTTGCCCCGCGCGAGCGGCATCCCCTATCATCGCCGATATGAACGCTAGGGCAAACCAAGCGGCGAGTTCCCCGTCAGCTACTTCCGCCGCGCGGCGGCCGCGGCTGATTGTGCTTGGGTACGGCCAACCGGACATCGTGCAAGCCGAGTTCGTGCGGCTCCAGCCGCTCATCGAACTTCATGCCGAGATCGTCCTGACCGACTTGGGCGAGTATAAGGATCTCTCGCAGGTCGAGGCGGAGTTCGCGATCGTGCTTGGTGGAGACGGCGCGATCCTGCGGGCCGCCAAGCAGATGGCTTATCGCCAGTTGCCGGTGATCGGCGTGAACCTAGGAAAGTTGGGTTTTCTGGCAGACCTTACGCCCGAGGAATTCGTCGACGTGCTTCCGGGAGTGGCGGCCGGGAAGTTCCGCGTCGTCGAGCATTTGATGTTTGAATGCTCATTGATTCGCGGAGAAAAGGTGCTTGAGAAGCAGTTGGGGTTGAACGAGGTGGCGATCATCGGCGGCCCTCCGTTTGGCATTGTCGACATCCATCTTTACGTTGACGCGGAATTGGTAACTACCTATAGTTGCGACGGTTTGATCGTCAGCACTCCGGTCGGATCGACGGCCCACAATCTTTCTTCGGGAGGCCCGATCCTGCGGAAGGATTTGCAGGCGTTTGTGATCTCGCCGATCAGCCCGCACACGCTGACGAACCGGCCGGTGGTCGATTCGGCCGACCGAGTGTATGAATTGATCGTACCACGGCCGCTCGAGGGGACCGCGGTGGTGGTCGATGGCCGGTTAATGACGGGCCTCGAGCCGAACGATCGGATTCGGATCGAGCGGGCTCGCCCGCAGTTCAAATTGGTGGAGGCCAGCGGCCACGGCTACTACCGCACACTGCGCGAAAAGCTGGGCTGGGGCGGGAGCATTATCCGCCGCCGTGGCGAGCCGTGAGGTGGCCACGGGTGAACGCGGATTGACACGAATTCAGACACGCTTGTTGGCTCGAAAGGATGCGAGGCAATGAAACTCTCGTTCGTTCCGCTGGTGGCGTTAGCCCTCTTCGTCAC includes:
- the xseB gene encoding exodeoxyribonuclease VII small subunit codes for the protein MTDTPNSSSPEQPLSFESALARIETIVHELEEGQTGLAESLNRYEEGVRLLRQCYGLLEKAERRIELLVGADASGNPVTEPFDDTASAEREQQGAPRTRRRSASSAKAAPVEPAEPPAGASGVDAPGGLF
- a CDS encoding farnesyl diphosphate synthase: MAHRAATTACPLSAALAETRALVDSALDRLTQLSDGCPPRLAEAIRYCLLAPGKRLRPTLVLWSAEACGCHAEAAMPAACAVEMVHTYSLVHDDLPAMDDDDLRRGRPTCHKVFGEANAILVGDALLALAFETLARGIRPAETAVACMAALAEAAGATALVGGQADDLAAAAESNGERLDVAALESIHRRKTGAMFVVSMRLGSLVARAGPAQCNALEEYGRKLGLAFQIADDLLDVQGDEAAAGKRVDKDSGHGKLTFPRLLGVEESRRRAERLIDEACGELAPFGAAAERLEALARFVLERNR
- the dxs gene encoding 1-deoxy-D-xylulose-5-phosphate synthase, which translates into the protein MPAILPKIESPRDLQGLSLAELTQLAGEMREALCIVMSHRTAHFASNLGVVELCLALHTMFDFSRDRLIWDTGHQIYPHKLITGRYRDFNTIRTKGGLMGYPNPRESDYDLFMTGHAGCSVSTVLGLRSGDELLGEKDRHAVAVIGDGALPSGIVFEALNNSGGPKKKLLVILNDNQMSICPRVGSVADYLDQLRTNRIYTGLKHEVVELLKKLPLVGAPAERMLAKVKETIKIGLHGGMLFESLGFRYFGPVDGHSIPHLRKYLKMVKDAEGPVLLHVVTEKGHGFKPASDDPVFFHTPAPFEREEEAIVSIAASKSRSYTDAASEAIGQQMRTNPRVTVLTAAMCQGNKLEAVRAEFPDRFFDTAICESHTVAFAAGQAKAGVRPIVDIYSTFLQRSFDQVFQEVALQNLPVTFMLDRAGLTGPDGPTHHGVFDLGYMRLFPNLVVMAPGDEDDLAKMLEFALAHDAPVSIRYPKATVEEMANRRTPIELGRAEALHWGSDGTIIACGTLLGNCLKAAATLREEGLDFGVVNARFVKPLDTATMLRAIETSPAVLTVEEGALAGGFGSAVLEAVAEAGISAAHVRRLGIPDRFIEHGERGELLADLGLDAAGIAQSCRSLVDEAGAFKNAAQRRVS
- a CDS encoding Uma2 family endonuclease, producing MATLVTDPFVEQQILAERAELGTDRYDEVWEGTYMMTPLPNLEHQRLVMRLAAILENSIGQTGLGDVFPGANVSDREEGWKQNFRGPEVVVLLKGGRAKDCDTHLCGGPDFLIEITSPHDHSREKLVFYGKIGVRELMLIDREPWSLELYQLKDGELRLAGKSRLDESAVLTSAVVPLSFRLIPGKSRPQIEVTHRDGKQRWIV
- a CDS encoding NAD(+)/NADH kinase, with product MNARANQAASSPSATSAARRPRLIVLGYGQPDIVQAEFVRLQPLIELHAEIVLTDLGEYKDLSQVEAEFAIVLGGDGAILRAAKQMAYRQLPVIGVNLGKLGFLADLTPEEFVDVLPGVAAGKFRVVEHLMFECSLIRGEKVLEKQLGLNEVAIIGGPPFGIVDIHLYVDAELVTTYSCDGLIVSTPVGSTAHNLSSGGPILRKDLQAFVISPISPHTLTNRPVVDSADRVYELIVPRPLEGTAVVVDGRLMTGLEPNDRIRIERARPQFKLVEASGHGYYRTLREKLGWGGSIIRRRGEP